In Camelus bactrianus isolate YW-2024 breed Bactrian camel chromosome 34, ASM4877302v1, whole genome shotgun sequence, one genomic interval encodes:
- the APOBEC1 gene encoding C->U-editing enzyme APOBEC-1, which translates to MASDRGPAAGDATLRRRIEPWEFEAFFDPRELRKEACLLYEIRWGSNRGIWRHSSKNTTKHVEHNFIEKFTSERHFRPSVSCSITWFLSWSPCWKCSQAIGEFLDQHPRVTLVIHVARLFQHMDPQNRRGLRDLFTRGVAVQIMGAAVYDYCWRNFVNYPPGKEAHWPRYPPLWMKLYALELHCINLSLPPCLKISRRRQNQLTLFRLEVQNCHYRMIPPHILFATGLIQLPVTWR; encoded by the exons ATGGCTTCTGACAGAG GTCCTGCAGCTGGAGATGCCACCTTAAG GAGAAGAATTGAACCCTGGGAATTTGAAGCCTTCTTTGACCCCCGAGAACTCCGGAAAGAGGCCTGTCTGCTCTATGAAATCCGGTGGGGCAGCAACCGTGGCATCTGGCGACATTCCAGCAAAAACACCACCAAGCACGTGGAAcacaattttatagaaaaattcacTTCAGAAAGACATTTTCGCCCATCCGTCAGCTGCTCCATCACCTGGTTCTTGTCCTGGAGTCCCTGCTGGAAATGCTCCCAGGCGATTGGAGAATTTTTGGACCAACACCCGAGAGTGACTCTAGTGATTCACGTAGCACGGCTTTTCCAGCACATGGACCCGCAGAACCGGCGAGGACTCAGAGACCTCTTCACCAGGGGCGTGGCTGTCCAGATTATGGGAGCCGCAG TGTACGATTACTGCTGGAGGAATTTCGTCAACTACCCCCCTGGGAAAGAAGCTCACTGGCCCAGATACCCACCTCTGTGGATGAAGCTGTATGCACTggaactccactgcataaatctA AGTCTCCCTCCGTGTTTAAAGATTTCAAGACGACGTCAGAATCAGCTTACATTGTTCAGACTTGAGGTTCAGAACTGCCATTACCGAATGATTCCGCCCCATATCCTTTTCGCTACAGGATTGATACAGCTTCCTGTGACTTGGAGATGA